The Phyllopteryx taeniolatus isolate TA_2022b chromosome 11, UOR_Ptae_1.2, whole genome shotgun sequence genome includes the window acttcattggaattggggttgtttaTTTACGGCGATGTGACGCACCAGCCCGTCAAGAAGAACCTGTCCCTATTCCCCGTTTTGGTTCATTCAAGAGCAGTTTGGGAGCAGGCCAAGTGTTcaatcatgcttttttttttttttattattacattttttttaaccagttcaTCCTGCCAAAAGTACTCTCCAGCTGAGGCGAAACGTCCAAATTGGTCTCCTCcagagaattgtttttgtcaaacgTGCCCCAGTGACTTATGTGATGCGCGCCCCGCAGGGTGTAGCATTTCCCCGCCTGAAACGGGAGCCAGCCTGCCCGGGTCGCCGCACCGGGATATTATCCTCTGGCTGGGTGTGGCGTTCCAGGAGGAGCGGAGGATCACGAGTGCGCTGACCTGGACAGACACGGGCGGGGTTGTGTTCCCAGCCGGCCGCCGTTAATTCACCTTCGCATGCCATAACAGTGTGACTCGTATCGCCGTATGGTTAGAAGGCCTCTTGGCGCTGTGCTGGAATTTTTGGGTGTTCTCTCAGAACCTTGAAAATGAATTAGTGTTCATCCGGTGCTGATAAGGTCAGTGTGTCACAGAGGGAGAGGAGGTCACGTGACTCACTCATGAGATTAGCATGCAGGCTGCTTCTTTGTGTTCTCCCGTGTAAACAGCAGTACAAACACAACCTTTGCATGCCTCACGAATAGAATCACAGCAGTAATCATCATAATTGAAGATTTACAATGACATGCAGTGAAACCTACAGTATTAGCTGGAACGCAACAGTACATTTGGAAATACAGTGAattgttccagacccacccgcaatagtTGAATATctaatgaacttttttttattattacattctttaacccctcccacatgctttaaacacattgaaacgtattaaaatgaacttaaacttattaaaacacactttttaaaatactccttagcgcctgttctcactctctcgcttGCGCAGTTTTACAAATAAGAGAACCAAAAAATACCAATCTTCATTGTAGGTGCTAAAAGGGTTTTGTGACTCCTggtgttttcttttctgtccACACGGCTCTTGGTTGCTAACCCCTAATCTGGAAGAATATGCGGACATTAATGCTGATGCTAACTTCTCCCCGTGTGGTCTTTTTACAGCATTCGTCGGTGGACGGCTTCGTGGAGCCCCCGGTTCCCCCGACAAAGTCGGCGAGTCGCCACAGCCTGCCGCGATGTCGCAACTCTTTCACCTCCGCGGAGGAGCACCCGCACATCGGGAACTACCGCCTCCTCAAGACCATCGGGAAGGGTAATTTCGCCAAGGTCAAGCTGGCGCGACACGTCCTGACTGGACGAGAGGTAAGAGAAGTCACCTCCACAATATATTTCGTTGAGTACTCGAGTAATTGAATTTGAGACAACAGAATAAGCCTTGGTTTAACGGGTAGTGCTCGCGATTAGCGCGCTAGAGATTaccattttaagttaaaaaataataataaatagttatttaaaaatatgttgagGAGTATAGTTACATTTATGTTACATTTAGTTACATTTACAGTCTTCTAACTGGGCCTTTGACAGCATGGAAAATGCCAATATGGCCCTTGGTGAAAATGAGTTGAACTCCCCtgatgttatatgtacattacacatctaatagtgtcttaaaatcacttacagacactCATCTGTCGTTTTTGGTTCTAATTTTCCACTGTCACAACAAcgcgtccgtctgcaacaaatgtccgcTTGGTAAACATGGAGAGTGGCCATTTGGTTCCAGGTGACGCAAATATGTTTTTATCAATACTTTTTATCGCCTCGAAGCAGAATGTTTTTGCTTCGACCATTTTTCGTGGTCGACTTAGccgattttttaaatgaatttttttccccccacagccCTAGTTTTTACCCTTCATGCTTGACTTTTGGGTCCATTATGTTTCCTTTTTGGCCCTGGAAACAGTTCAATTAAAGTCCAGTAATTATCACTATGGGGTACATTATTATAGATTGTAGCATGAGGGACAGAAAAGGACTCCTAGTATGCAGCAGTTTGacattttctcccccccccccccccccccccccccaagacatATTTAGGGGTGGAAATTACACTTGAGAAATTGCTTTTGGACTCTACTTGACTTTTATAGCTTGGAATCCTTCTTGTACCTTTTTTGGACCACAGACACAATTACTTTGAACTTGCCTAATTAGCCTATTGGGACTGATGAGTGGACATCACGTGTATCAAACTGAAGGCCCGGGGCCCCATTTgacccaccacatcattttatgtggctcgcgaaagcaaataattttttgtcAACTTCCATGGTTCTTGCTAACATATGTACTAAATTTCAAATCGCCATACCACCAAACCTCTTTTTACCGTAAcgtgaacaatagttgaacaaattatccttgacttctgatttcaaaactattttgtgtgtatgtaatactatgatgaggcgatgaaacatttatactgtttcacagccataacggccctctgagggaaactgtacCAAAATTGTGGCCTACGAcgaaaattagtttgacacccct containing:
- the mark1 gene encoding serine/threonine-protein kinase MARK1 isoform X4 codes for the protein MSTRTPLPTVNERDTENHSSVDGFVEPPVPPTKSASRHSLPRCRNSFTSAEEHPHIGNYRLLKTIGKGNFAKVKLARHVLTGREVAVKIIDKTQLNPTSLQKYRQQVSKDGRQGPTTSPSTSKGSKAPF